The Pseudodesulfovibrio sp. zrk46 genome contains a region encoding:
- a CDS encoding GNAT family N-acetyltransferase: MTIQYKDTKSIDAAALGALYQAQGWKSGDFPETIAKAMEGSDLVISAWDKDRLVGLAAVLSDGHLVAYLSYLLVHPDYHGQGIGHGIMERLVERYKHVLRKVLISFDEKCGFYERYGFKGNKTRTPMYRREYDTDY; this comes from the coding sequence ATGACTATTCAATATAAAGACACCAAGAGCATTGATGCGGCAGCACTGGGCGCGCTCTATCAGGCCCAGGGGTGGAAGTCCGGCGACTTCCCCGAAACCATCGCCAAGGCCATGGAGGGCTCCGACTTGGTCATTTCAGCCTGGGACAAGGACAGACTCGTAGGATTGGCTGCAGTCCTGTCTGACGGCCATCTGGTGGCCTATCTGTCCTACCTGCTGGTGCACCCCGACTACCACGGTCAGGGGATCGGCCACGGCATCATGGAACGGTTGGTAGAGCGTTACAAACACGTCCTGCGCAAAGTTCTCATCTCCTTCGATGAGAAATGCGGCTTCTACGAACGTTACGGCTTCAAAGGCAACAAAACCCGAACCCCCATGTACCGCCGCGAATACGACACGGACTACTGA
- a CDS encoding flagellar hook-length control protein FliK, protein MQNIPGIALETATEQYKAGKFSSAKSSEQQTLFNELFDQHSTRMENELALKPVSTEDQMLESAPEIATETEAPVNAANTKAPVKEDPQHAVERDRDQKMTQEDLDQVRDDLEEYGMSEAEIAEIEEKVNSEEGMTWGEFVSTVAHKMKELRKVDLTDEQKENLNTFFSKFGFNEKESAKLIKQLEQGDTASVMEALQAKIDQMPDTKNLLFSKEELEAFSAAMNFSKEFTSKIKEAFGQNMMAKEVKEAFTMIRQEMADLDQKDVNLVRSIGKAFVAAMKENHKETTAAKDLNEQVDLKPRVAEDGPKVATKEDLKEAVEKRRDTQADTNVRTKTEQKSMPEQTKQEVMDQDAGQSESDETWNNFFGKLQENSTHKPAANFTGKTEGIESMLKTGLAEANANTQSKTQAWEKISAPKVMRQVENGFIKTLENGAKQLTLQLTPENLGKLNVMLQVNGKEVSATIRAENADAARVIMENIDVLKSSLENQGLKVDKLEVQTGLASDQSFDNWFGSNEHNLARDREAMVAMRNHMKQMREESSSLAQEMQNVHRQANHADQGLHVIA, encoded by the coding sequence ATGCAGAATATTCCCGGCATCGCATTGGAGACAGCTACCGAACAATACAAGGCAGGAAAATTTTCCAGTGCCAAGAGCAGCGAACAGCAGACGCTGTTCAATGAATTGTTCGACCAGCATTCCACCCGCATGGAGAACGAGCTTGCCCTGAAGCCCGTCTCTACTGAGGACCAAATGCTTGAGAGCGCTCCCGAAATCGCTACCGAGACGGAAGCCCCGGTCAACGCCGCCAACACCAAGGCTCCCGTCAAGGAAGACCCACAGCATGCTGTTGAGCGTGACCGCGACCAGAAGATGACGCAGGAAGACCTCGATCAGGTCAGGGACGACCTCGAGGAATATGGCATGAGCGAAGCGGAGATTGCCGAGATCGAAGAGAAGGTCAACAGTGAAGAAGGCATGACGTGGGGCGAATTCGTTTCCACCGTGGCTCACAAGATGAAGGAGCTTCGCAAGGTTGATCTGACCGACGAGCAAAAGGAAAATCTCAACACCTTCTTCTCCAAGTTCGGCTTCAACGAAAAGGAATCCGCCAAGCTGATCAAGCAGCTGGAACAGGGCGACACCGCCAGCGTGATGGAAGCCTTGCAGGCGAAGATCGATCAGATGCCGGACACCAAGAATCTGCTGTTCTCCAAGGAAGAGCTGGAAGCCTTTTCCGCAGCCATGAATTTCTCCAAGGAGTTCACCTCCAAGATCAAGGAAGCCTTTGGCCAGAACATGATGGCCAAGGAAGTGAAGGAAGCCTTCACCATGATCCGTCAGGAAATGGCTGATCTTGATCAGAAGGACGTGAACCTGGTTCGCTCCATCGGCAAGGCCTTTGTCGCCGCCATGAAGGAGAACCACAAGGAGACCACCGCAGCCAAGGATCTGAACGAGCAGGTGGACCTCAAGCCTCGCGTGGCTGAGGATGGCCCCAAGGTCGCCACCAAGGAAGACCTCAAGGAAGCGGTAGAGAAGCGCAGGGACACTCAGGCCGACACCAATGTCCGCACCAAGACTGAGCAGAAGTCCATGCCCGAGCAGACCAAGCAGGAAGTGATGGATCAGGACGCCGGACAGAGTGAATCCGACGAAACCTGGAACAACTTCTTTGGCAAGCTTCAGGAAAACTCCACCCACAAGCCTGCGGCCAACTTCACAGGCAAGACCGAGGGTATCGAGTCCATGCTCAAGACCGGCCTGGCCGAAGCCAACGCCAACACCCAGTCCAAGACCCAGGCGTGGGAAAAGATTTCCGCCCCCAAGGTCATGCGTCAGGTGGAAAACGGCTTCATCAAGACCCTTGAAAATGGTGCCAAGCAGCTCACCCTGCAACTCACTCCGGAAAATCTCGGCAAGCTGAATGTCATGCTGCAGGTCAACGGCAAGGAAGTCAGCGCCACCATCCGGGCAGAGAATGCAGACGCCGCCAGAGTCATCATGGAGAACATTGATGTTCTTAAGAGTTCTTTAGAAAACCAAGGCTTAAAGGTCGATAAGCTGGAAGTCCAGACAGGGCTCGCAAGTGACCAGAGTTTCGATAACTGGTTCGGATCCAATGAACACAACCTCGCCCGCGATCGCGAAGCCATGGTCGCAATGCGCAACCACATGAAGCAAATGCGTGAAGAAAGCTCAAGCTTGGCTCAAGAAATGCAAAACGTACATAGGCAGGCAAATCATGCCGACCAAGGGTTACACGTTATTGCATAG
- a CDS encoding flagellar hook assembly protein FlgD, with the protein MAASNTPEHKTQMDRDDFLTILVAQLTHQDPLSPMEDTDMTSQLAEFSSLEQLTNINEGINDLGTNMQQTDMLSAVSFIGKEVKAEGYKISVNEGNATSIYYGFGEPVSKIMMNIYDDEGAIIRSIDLGSKQAGSYQYEWDGKNEGGQTVPDGQYGIGILGTDVDGKPVMVQTEISGTVDAVVNESGTQYLRLKDGRFLSFLNVKEIVDPGTAPVTDSETTTETE; encoded by the coding sequence ATGGCGGCATCCAATACTCCCGAGCACAAGACACAAATGGACAGGGATGATTTCCTGACCATCCTGGTGGCACAGCTTACCCACCAGGATCCGCTCAGCCCGATGGAGGACACCGACATGACCTCCCAGCTGGCGGAATTCTCAAGCCTTGAGCAGCTGACCAACATCAACGAAGGCATCAACGATCTGGGCACCAACATGCAGCAGACCGACATGCTCTCCGCCGTCAGCTTCATCGGCAAGGAAGTCAAGGCCGAAGGTTACAAGATCAGTGTAAACGAAGGCAACGCAACCAGCATCTACTACGGCTTTGGCGAGCCCGTCTCGAAGATCATGATGAACATCTACGACGACGAAGGCGCCATCATCCGTTCAATCGATCTGGGCAGCAAGCAGGCCGGTTCCTACCAGTACGAATGGGACGGCAAGAACGAAGGCGGCCAGACTGTACCTGACGGTCAGTACGGCATCGGCATCCTGGGTACGGATGTGGACGGTAAGCCCGTCATGGTCCAGACAGAAATTTCCGGTACTGTTGACGCAGTGGTCAACGAAAGCGGCACACAGTACCTGCGCCTCAAGGATGGACGATTCCTGAGCTTCCTGAACGTCAAGGAAATCGTTGACCCGGGCACCGCCCCGGTCACCGACTCCGAGACCACCACGGAAACGGAATAG
- a CDS encoding acetate--CoA ligase: protein MQSNAKLKHLFNPDSIAVVGASRHPGKLGHVIMSNILRAGYKGKLFPVNPAGGEILGLEVSTSTDNLPVPPDLGIITLPREKVLTAMEDLAAANVSAICVITAGFRETGRDGFELEMAMADLARRKGITLLGPNSLGLVNTENGLDATIAQASPAKGSIAFFSQSGALCSAILDWADGENIGFSKFVSLGNKAGLSEADVLEALGDDPETKVIIGYLESVDDGEKFLRKARLVTEKKPVIMIKAGTTQSGARATSSHTGSMAGSVVASTAALRQAGIIQVHDLEALFDLARAFATQPLPEGPNLTVVTNSGGPGILAADACEGAGLHLARPAQKTLDILSEALPPFAAIYNPIDIIGDAKADRYRVTLEAVATDEFTNAIMVLLTPTASAEIEETAQAVIEVAKDCDKPIFACFMGDERIGPGRDMLLAAGIPCYGYPEPAIRAISAMHAQYSWRHRPFPVEVCFRRDKGKAERLIRKSRKIGLKELPFADAMDMAMAYELPIPETRLVRTSDQAVRAAKKLGYPVALKIVSPHIANRSDVDGVALDLHTPREVRDAWLDITTRTQRKRPDAYLAGCLVQTMGPTKAREVVVKFTQDPQFGPLISFSLAGPSAEVLKDISYRLAPLTLQDAQDIVREIKSFPLLRGARGEDPVDLAAIEDILLSMSQMASDFPDIQEAELNPILVNAEGALVTDLRLTIG, encoded by the coding sequence ATGCAATCAAACGCGAAACTAAAGCACCTTTTCAATCCCGACTCCATTGCCGTTGTCGGTGCATCGAGACATCCGGGTAAACTCGGCCATGTCATCATGTCCAACATTCTGCGCGCAGGGTACAAGGGGAAATTGTTTCCCGTCAATCCCGCAGGCGGTGAAATCCTCGGACTGGAAGTATCCACCTCCACCGACAATCTGCCAGTACCGCCGGACCTCGGCATCATCACGTTGCCACGCGAGAAAGTTCTGACCGCCATGGAAGATCTGGCAGCGGCCAATGTCTCGGCCATCTGCGTCATCACCGCGGGCTTCCGTGAGACCGGTCGCGACGGCTTTGAGCTGGAAATGGCCATGGCCGATCTCGCTCGCCGAAAGGGCATCACGCTCCTCGGCCCCAACTCTCTTGGCCTCGTTAATACCGAGAACGGTCTGGACGCCACCATTGCGCAGGCATCTCCCGCCAAGGGCTCCATCGCATTTTTTTCCCAGTCCGGCGCACTCTGTTCCGCCATTCTGGATTGGGCCGACGGCGAGAACATCGGTTTCTCCAAGTTCGTGAGCCTCGGCAACAAGGCGGGCCTGTCCGAGGCCGACGTCCTCGAAGCGTTGGGCGACGATCCCGAGACCAAGGTCATCATCGGCTACCTCGAAAGTGTGGACGATGGCGAAAAATTTCTCCGCAAGGCCCGACTGGTGACCGAAAAGAAACCGGTCATCATGATTAAGGCGGGTACCACCCAGTCCGGCGCACGCGCCACGTCGAGCCATACCGGCTCCATGGCTGGCTCCGTGGTGGCCTCCACCGCTGCCCTGCGACAGGCAGGCATCATTCAGGTTCACGATCTGGAAGCACTGTTCGACCTTGCCCGCGCCTTTGCCACCCAGCCCCTGCCCGAAGGCCCGAATCTGACCGTTGTCACCAACTCCGGTGGTCCCGGCATTCTGGCTGCCGATGCCTGTGAAGGCGCAGGATTGCATCTGGCCCGTCCGGCGCAGAAGACCTTGGACATCCTGTCCGAAGCCCTGCCGCCCTTTGCCGCCATATACAATCCCATCGACATCATCGGCGATGCCAAGGCAGACCGCTACCGCGTCACTCTCGAGGCAGTGGCAACCGACGAATTTACCAACGCCATCATGGTGTTGCTGACGCCCACGGCATCGGCTGAGATCGAAGAGACCGCCCAGGCCGTCATCGAAGTGGCCAAGGATTGCGACAAGCCGATCTTCGCCTGCTTCATGGGCGATGAGCGAATCGGCCCCGGCCGCGACATGCTGCTGGCCGCAGGCATTCCCTGCTACGGTTATCCCGAGCCCGCCATCCGCGCCATCTCGGCCATGCACGCCCAGTACAGCTGGCGCCATCGCCCCTTCCCAGTGGAAGTGTGTTTCCGCCGTGACAAGGGCAAGGCCGAACGTCTCATCCGCAAGTCTCGCAAGATCGGGCTCAAGGAGCTTCCCTTTGCCGACGCCATGGACATGGCCATGGCCTACGAGCTGCCCATCCCGGAGACACGCCTTGTTCGTACCAGTGATCAGGCAGTGCGCGCAGCCAAGAAGCTCGGCTACCCCGTGGCGCTCAAGATCGTTTCGCCCCACATCGCCAATCGCAGCGACGTGGACGGCGTGGCCCTCGACCTGCACACCCCGCGTGAAGTGCGTGACGCATGGCTCGATATCACCACCCGCACCCAGCGCAAACGCCCCGACGCGTATCTCGCCGGTTGTCTTGTCCAGACCATGGGCCCGACCAAGGCACGTGAAGTGGTGGTCAAGTTCACGCAGGATCCGCAGTTCGGTCCCCTCATCTCTTTCTCGCTGGCAGGGCCGTCCGCCGAAGTGCTCAAGGACATCAGTTACCGCCTCGCGCCGCTGACCCTGCAAGACGCGCAGGACATCGTGCGCGAGATCAAATCTTTCCCGCTGTTGCGCGGTGCGCGCGGCGAAGACCCGGTGGATTTAGCAGCCATCGAAGATATTTTATTGTCCATGTCACAGATGGCATCGGACTTCCCGGACATTCAGGAGGCGGAGCTCAATCCGATCCTGGTAAACGCCGAAGGCGCATTGGTCACCGACCTTCGCTTGACCATAGGCTGA
- a CDS encoding phosphotransacetylase family protein encodes MAGLYIGSTTGYSGKNMIVMGLGLRLQKEGFNVGYMKPVGAMPMEIDGKLGDEDAAFVQDVLGVSEDPELVTPVVVTQDFKVKAFTGKMEGLLDKIVDGYKAISESKDITLVAGSGSMYSGKYCDTDAVSVIKKLGIKTIIIDRFQKELKYDYLMMMKEHLGDLLAGVILNDVPPHFMDEIKQLLGPALENKGVKILGVIPHDPLMGAIKVGDLADRLGGKIISAHNKSERVVESFLIGTMQVENFMTHFRKKKNSAIIVGGDRSDVQLVALEGDCPCLVLTGNLYPNDIILTRSEVLETPIIMVREDTFTVAKKMDDILSRHKLRDAIKIKQGAELVADNIDFHHLRSELGLK; translated from the coding sequence ATGGCAGGACTCTACATAGGCTCGACAACCGGGTACTCAGGCAAGAACATGATCGTCATGGGTCTGGGGCTTCGTCTTCAGAAAGAAGGCTTCAACGTCGGCTACATGAAACCGGTCGGCGCCATGCCCATGGAGATCGACGGCAAGCTGGGCGATGAAGACGCTGCCTTTGTGCAGGACGTCCTCGGCGTATCCGAAGACCCCGAGCTCGTCACCCCCGTGGTCGTCACTCAGGACTTCAAGGTCAAGGCCTTCACCGGCAAGATGGAAGGACTCCTCGACAAGATCGTGGACGGCTACAAGGCCATCTCCGAGTCCAAGGACATCACCCTCGTGGCCGGTTCCGGCTCCATGTACTCCGGCAAGTACTGTGACACCGACGCCGTCTCCGTCATCAAGAAGCTCGGCATCAAGACCATCATCATCGATCGTTTCCAGAAAGAACTGAAATACGATTACCTCATGATGATGAAGGAACACCTCGGCGATCTCCTCGCCGGTGTCATCCTCAACGACGTGCCGCCCCACTTCATGGACGAGATCAAGCAGCTGCTCGGTCCCGCCCTCGAAAACAAAGGCGTCAAGATTCTCGGTGTCATCCCTCACGATCCTCTCATGGGCGCCATCAAGGTGGGCGACCTGGCCGATCGTCTCGGCGGCAAGATCATTTCCGCGCACAACAAGTCCGAACGCGTGGTCGAGTCCTTCCTCATCGGTACCATGCAGGTTGAAAACTTCATGACCCACTTCCGCAAGAAGAAGAACTCCGCCATCATCGTCGGCGGTGACCGTTCCGACGTACAGCTCGTCGCCCTCGAAGGCGACTGCCCCTGTCTCGTTCTGACCGGTAATCTTTACCCCAACGACATCATCCTCACCCGCTCCGAGGTGCTCGAAACGCCCATCATCATGGTCCGCGAAGACACCTTCACCGTGGCAAAGAAGATGGACGACATCCTCTCCCGCCACAAGCTGCGCGACGCCATCAAGATCAAGCAGGGTGCCGAACTCGTTGCCGACAACATCGACTTCCACCACCTCCGCAGCGAGCTGGGCCTGAAGTAA
- a CDS encoding flagellar hook protein FlgE, which translates to MGLGSSLYSGITGLTVHSERMTVIGNNLANVNTTGFKGSRMHFEDLLSQDFATVNGIGQVGRGVRVSSIYSDYGQGSFESSTESTDMAISGNGFFTVSPKGQEDKFYTRAGNFRFDDDGYLVDPHGYVVQGWEVEQSTTTVSTTSSSTNTSSDTTRIIGTPTDIRLENFQSPPKATSTVEMVTNLDPDASDNSTSSTNPYFAMFQNWDGTADTPLPSTSYAYATTLKVYDDIGTAHNVTAYFDPVTLSNAGGDTVWEYMITVDPTADKRTLSGADGNLTAIGQGQTSAAGVLMIGTMTFTTGTLSGMSAYTLKSNGGSLGPKSLSNWDLADFSTSGYPVFTANFLGKSNASTAESTNATPLQLNFGLSNKDLSSNGSGAVTKGWSSQLGTLPTFANAAQMSYVSNTGWLPNFKDPSVSALSTQSFDTGGSSTLFQSQDGYSAGILQNISVSRDGILTGNYSNGQVLELYSITLATFTNQHGLRRDGGNLFTETNESGPALTGQAGSSGKGTIDGNSLEMSNVDMATEFVRMITTQRGFQANTKVITTTDSMLGEVIAMKR; encoded by the coding sequence ATGGGTTTAGGTTCATCACTGTATTCGGGCATCACCGGTTTGACGGTGCACTCCGAACGAATGACGGTCATCGGCAACAACCTTGCCAACGTCAACACCACAGGCTTCAAAGGCTCTCGAATGCACTTCGAGGACCTGTTGAGCCAAGATTTTGCAACAGTCAACGGTATCGGCCAGGTGGGTCGCGGCGTGCGCGTCTCGTCCATCTACTCCGACTACGGCCAGGGGTCCTTCGAGTCCTCCACCGAGTCCACGGATATGGCCATCTCCGGTAACGGGTTCTTCACCGTCTCGCCCAAGGGACAGGAAGACAAGTTCTACACCCGCGCCGGCAACTTCCGTTTCGACGACGACGGTTATCTGGTAGATCCGCACGGATACGTGGTTCAGGGTTGGGAAGTGGAGCAGTCCACCACCACCGTTTCCACCACGTCCTCGTCCACCAACACCAGCTCCGACACCACACGTATCATCGGCACGCCCACGGACATCCGCCTGGAGAACTTCCAGTCGCCGCCCAAGGCAACCAGTACCGTTGAGATGGTGACCAACCTCGATCCCGACGCATCGGACAACTCTACCAGTTCCACCAACCCCTACTTCGCCATGTTCCAGAACTGGGACGGCACCGCGGACACCCCACTCCCGTCCACCTCATACGCATATGCCACCACCCTGAAGGTATATGACGACATCGGTACCGCGCACAACGTGACCGCCTATTTTGATCCGGTCACCTTGTCCAACGCGGGTGGCGACACCGTATGGGAATACATGATCACTGTTGACCCCACTGCTGACAAGCGCACCCTCTCCGGTGCGGACGGCAACCTGACCGCCATCGGCCAGGGCCAGACCTCGGCAGCCGGCGTCCTCATGATCGGCACCATGACTTTTACCACTGGTACCCTGTCGGGCATGAGCGCCTACACGCTCAAGTCCAATGGTGGCTCCCTCGGTCCCAAGAGCCTTTCCAACTGGGATCTGGCCGACTTCTCCACCTCGGGCTATCCGGTATTTACCGCCAACTTCCTGGGCAAGTCCAACGCCAGTACCGCTGAGTCGACGAACGCGACTCCTCTGCAGCTGAACTTCGGCCTGTCCAACAAGGATCTGTCCAGTAACGGCAGTGGCGCAGTGACCAAGGGCTGGTCTTCACAGCTCGGCACCCTGCCCACCTTCGCCAACGCAGCTCAGATGTCTTACGTCAGTAACACTGGTTGGCTGCCCAACTTCAAGGACCCCTCTGTCAGCGCCCTGTCCACTCAGAGCTTCGACACCGGCGGCTCCTCCACCCTGTTCCAGAGCCAGGACGGCTACTCCGCAGGTATCCTGCAGAACATCTCCGTCTCCCGCGATGGTATCCTGACCGGTAACTATTCCAACGGACAGGTCCTCGAGCTCTACTCCATTACCTTGGCAACCTTTACCAACCAGCACGGCCTGCGTCGTGACGGCGGTAATCTCTTCACGGAAACCAATGAATCCGGCCCGGCACTGACCGGTCAGGCAGGCTCTTCTGGCAAGGGAACCATTGACGGCAACTCACTGGAAATGTCCAACGTCGACATGGCCACCGAGTTCGTCCGAATGATCACCACCCAGCGCGGTTTCCAGGCAAACACCAAGGTAATCACAACCACGGACTCCATGCTCGGCGAAGTTATCGCCATGAAGCGTTAG
- a CDS encoding flagellin has translation MSLVINHNLMAMNAQRNLTDHYGRLGVSTRRLSSGLRVGTAADDAAGLAIRELMRSEISSLHQGIRNASDAISLIQTADGALQVIDEKLIRMKELAMQASTGTYNSDQRLIIDSEYQAMSSEINRIATATDFNGIYLLNGNLSGDLGSATNPHNGRGISSTGPLKIHFGTGNDSAEDYYYIAIQGSTASAFGLGHAAAAKSGSTTEEINAGKAISTQALAQAAMAAINNAIISKDKIRANLGSMQNRLENTITNLEIQSENLQAAESRISDVDVATEMTEFVRNQILTQSAVAMLAQANSLPRMAMQLIGG, from the coding sequence ATGTCTTTAGTCATTAACCACAACCTCATGGCGATGAACGCCCAGAGAAACCTGACTGACCACTATGGTCGTCTGGGTGTCTCGACCAGGCGTTTGTCTTCCGGTCTGCGTGTCGGCACGGCTGCTGATGACGCTGCCGGATTGGCGATTCGCGAACTCATGCGTTCGGAAATCAGCTCTCTGCACCAGGGCATCCGAAACGCATCCGATGCGATCTCCCTGATTCAGACCGCTGACGGCGCGCTGCAGGTTATCGATGAAAAGCTCATTCGCATGAAGGAACTTGCGATGCAGGCTTCCACCGGTACCTACAACTCCGACCAGCGTCTGATCATTGACTCCGAGTACCAGGCTATGTCCTCGGAAATCAATCGTATCGCGACTGCCACCGACTTCAACGGAATTTACCTCCTGAATGGTAACCTTTCCGGTGACCTCGGCTCTGCGACCAACCCGCACAATGGTCGCGGCATTTCGTCCACTGGCCCGCTGAAGATTCACTTCGGTACCGGTAACGACTCTGCCGAGGATTACTACTACATTGCCATTCAGGGATCGACTGCATCCGCATTCGGCCTCGGTCACGCTGCTGCCGCCAAGTCCGGTAGCACCACCGAGGAGATCAATGCGGGTAAGGCGATCTCCACCCAGGCGCTGGCGCAGGCTGCCATGGCGGCGATTAACAACGCCATTATCTCCAAGGATAAGATCCGCGCTAACCTTGGTTCCATGCAGAACCGACTGGAAAACACCATCACCAACCTGGAAATCCAGTCCGAGAACCTGCAGGCTGCAGAATCCCGTATTTCTGACGTCGACGTGGCGACTGAAATGACGGAATTCGTCCGCAACCAGATCCTCACCCAGTCCGCTGTTGCCATGCTGGCACAGGCCAACTCTCTGCCGAGAATGGCCATGCAGCTCATCGGCGGCTAG
- the rnc gene encoding ribonuclease III, whose amino-acid sequence MDTGDLQDCIHHRFDQVKLLTTALTHSSYANEQECNDDNERLEFLGDAVLELCISEEGFKRFPEAPEGQLTRIRSQLVKEKSLATLAREMKLNKYILLGKGEELQGGRERDALLADAFEAVLGAVFLDGGFEAAKQTILHVFRDKWPEQAKVPETKDYKSRLQEVSQDRFKDRPIYALVGTSGPEHEKVFDVDATLPTGEVFRGSGSSVKRAEQDSAMRALDYLFDM is encoded by the coding sequence ATGGATACAGGTGACCTTCAGGATTGTATTCACCATAGGTTTGACCAAGTCAAGCTTCTCACCACCGCGCTGACGCATAGTTCTTACGCCAACGAACAGGAGTGCAATGACGACAACGAGCGTCTTGAGTTCCTGGGCGATGCCGTATTGGAGCTGTGTATTTCCGAAGAAGGCTTTAAACGCTTTCCGGAAGCGCCCGAGGGGCAGCTGACACGGATCAGATCCCAGTTGGTTAAGGAAAAGAGCTTAGCAACCTTGGCTCGGGAAATGAAATTAAACAAGTATATTCTGCTCGGCAAGGGTGAAGAATTGCAGGGCGGCCGTGAACGCGACGCGCTGCTGGCCGATGCTTTCGAGGCCGTGCTGGGCGCGGTTTTCCTCGACGGGGGGTTCGAAGCCGCCAAGCAGACCATACTGCATGTCTTCCGTGACAAATGGCCTGAGCAGGCCAAGGTGCCGGAAACAAAAGACTATAAAAGTCGATTACAGGAAGTCTCGCAGGACCGTTTCAAGGACCGTCCCATTTATGCCCTTGTCGGGACCAGTGGCCCGGAACACGAAAAAGTCTTCGACGTGGACGCCACCCTGCCTACCGGCGAAGTTTTTCGCGGCAGCGGCTCCAGCGTGAAACGCGCTGAACAGGACTCTGCCATGAGGGCATTGGATTATCTGTTTGATATGTAG